One genomic window of Danio rerio strain Tuebingen ecotype United States chromosome 24, GRCz12tu, whole genome shotgun sequence includes the following:
- the tecrl2a gene encoding very-long-chain enoyl-CoA reductase isoform X1 yields MSRTIFFEVEILDSKTKEQLCFLDKVEPHSSIGDIKSLFHKSYPKWYPARQALRLDPKNKALRDDDILQNLPAGTSVTMYFRDLGPQLGWTMVFLAEYIGPLLIYLLFYVRVPYIYNHKYTFTSSTHPVVSLACACHSFHYIKRLFETIFVHRFSHGTMPLRAIVKNCVYYWGFAAWLAYYINHPLYTPPSYGEIQVNYALIIFVLCEAGNFSIHWSLNSLKCEGSKCRRFPHPSKNPFTWLFFFVSCPNYTYEVGAWVGLSIMTQCVPVALFTFVGFIQMTIWAKGKHQIYVREFKNYPNLRMPILPFIL; encoded by the exons ATGAGCAGAACAATATTTTTTGAG GTTGAAATTCTAGACTCAAAAACCAAAGAACAGCTCTGTTTTCTTGACAAG gtTGAACCCCATTCAAGCATTGGTGACATTAAGAGCTTGTTTCATAAGTCAT ATCCAAAATGGTATCCAGCAAGACAAGCCCTGAGGCTCGACCCCA AAAATAAAGCACTCAGAGATGATGACATCCTGCAGAATCTGCCTGCTGGGACCTCAGTGACCATGTATTTCAGAGACCTTGGTCCACAACTTGGATGGACAATG GTTTTTCTGGCAGAGTACATAGGACCTCTTCTGATATACCTCCTCTTCTACGTTCGTGTCCCATACATCTATAACCACAAATACACCTTTACCTCCAGCACCCATCCTGTGGTCAG TTTGGCTTGCGCTTGTCACTCGTTCCACTATATCAAGAGGCTATTTGAAACAATATTTGTACATCGGTTTTCTCATGGCACAATGCCTCTCAGAGCCATTGTAAAA AATTGTGTTTATTACTGGGGTTTTGCAGCTTGGTTAGCATACTACATCAACCATCCCCTCTACACACCTCCAT CATATGGAGAGATACAGGTCAATTATGCGCTCATTATCTTTGTG TTGTGTGAGGCAGGTAATTTCTCCATCCACTGGTCATTGAACAGTTTAAAATGTGAAG GTTCAAAATGTCGGAGGTTCCCACATCCATCCAAAAACCCTTTCACGTGGCTCTTTTTCTTTGTATCATGCCCCAACTACACATATGAG gtGGGTGCTTGGGTGGGACTGTCCATTATGACCCAGTGTGTTCCAG TTGCTCTCTTCACATTTGTTGGATTCATTCAAATGACTATCTGGGCTAAAGGAAAACATCAAATTTACGTCAGAGAGTTTAAGAACTATCCAAACCTCCGCATGCCTATCCTGCCATTTATTCTCTGA
- the tecrl2a gene encoding very-long-chain enoyl-CoA reductase isoform X2: protein MYFRDLGPQLGWTMVFLAEYIGPLLIYLLFYVRVPYIYNHKYTFTSSTHPVVSLACACHSFHYIKRLFETIFVHRFSHGTMPLRAIVKNCVYYWGFAAWLAYYINHPLYTPPSYGEIQVNYALIIFVLCEAGNFSIHWSLNSLKCEGSKCRRFPHPSKNPFTWLFFFVSCPNYTYEVGAWVGLSIMTQCVPVALFTFVGFIQMTIWAKGKHQIYVREFKNYPNLRMPILPFIL from the exons ATGTATTTCAGAGACCTTGGTCCACAACTTGGATGGACAATG GTTTTTCTGGCAGAGTACATAGGACCTCTTCTGATATACCTCCTCTTCTACGTTCGTGTCCCATACATCTATAACCACAAATACACCTTTACCTCCAGCACCCATCCTGTGGTCAG TTTGGCTTGCGCTTGTCACTCGTTCCACTATATCAAGAGGCTATTTGAAACAATATTTGTACATCGGTTTTCTCATGGCACAATGCCTCTCAGAGCCATTGTAAAA AATTGTGTTTATTACTGGGGTTTTGCAGCTTGGTTAGCATACTACATCAACCATCCCCTCTACACACCTCCAT CATATGGAGAGATACAGGTCAATTATGCGCTCATTATCTTTGTG TTGTGTGAGGCAGGTAATTTCTCCATCCACTGGTCATTGAACAGTTTAAAATGTGAAG GTTCAAAATGTCGGAGGTTCCCACATCCATCCAAAAACCCTTTCACGTGGCTCTTTTTCTTTGTATCATGCCCCAACTACACATATGAG gtGGGTGCTTGGGTGGGACTGTCCATTATGACCCAGTGTGTTCCAG TTGCTCTCTTCACATTTGTTGGATTCATTCAAATGACTATCTGGGCTAAAGGAAAACATCAAATTTACGTCAGAGAGTTTAAGAACTATCCAAACCTCCGCATGCCTATCCTGCCATTTATTCTCTGA